One region of Vibrio pelagius genomic DNA includes:
- the fliH gene encoding flagellar assembly protein FliH — MSGDRKRGFFRPDEDNTVAEPQKWGLPDYTSETHQQAKETAFNYDPSWMPTVEEAIEDEELVLTEEQIELIKQGAYQEGLHQGQEAGFKQGYEKGKEEGFAAGHAEGTEAGKLEGVTAGQEYIQQQVAIFMGLANQFAQPLELMNAQVEKQLVDMVLTMVKEVVHVEVQTNPQIILDTVKESVESLPISGHAITLKLHPEDVTIIRSAYGETELDCRNWTLVAEPALNRGDVQIEAGESSVNYRMEDRVRQVIQNFCGVNRHQGNE; from the coding sequence ATGTCAGGTGATAGAAAGCGCGGCTTTTTCCGTCCCGATGAGGACAACACGGTAGCGGAACCTCAGAAGTGGGGGCTGCCTGATTATACGTCTGAGACACACCAACAGGCGAAAGAGACCGCTTTTAACTACGACCCAAGCTGGATGCCAACCGTTGAAGAAGCGATTGAAGACGAAGAGCTAGTGTTGACCGAAGAGCAGATCGAGCTGATTAAGCAAGGGGCTTATCAGGAGGGTCTACACCAAGGTCAAGAAGCGGGCTTTAAACAAGGTTACGAGAAAGGCAAAGAAGAGGGTTTCGCGGCGGGCCATGCTGAAGGTACAGAAGCAGGCAAGCTAGAGGGCGTAACTGCTGGACAAGAGTATATTCAGCAACAAGTGGCTATTTTCATGGGGCTTGCCAATCAATTTGCTCAACCATTAGAGCTGATGAATGCTCAGGTTGAAAAACAGCTCGTCGATATGGTGCTGACCATGGTTAAAGAGGTGGTGCATGTTGAGGTGCAGACCAACCCTCAAATTATTCTTGATACCGTGAAAGAGTCGGTTGAGTCTCTGCCTATCTCAGGTCATGCAATCACGCTTAAGCTGCACCCTGAAGATGTCACAATCATTCGTTCAGCTTATGGTGAAACCGAACTGGATTGCCGTAACTGGACGCTTGTCGCTGAACCTGCATTGAATCGCGGTGATGTTCAGATTGAAGCGGGAGAGTCGAGCGTCAACTACCGTATGGAAGATCGTGTTCGTCAGGTTATCCAAAATTTTTGTGGCGTGAATCGTCACCAAGGTAACGAATAG
- the fliI gene encoding flagellar protein export ATPase FliI, which translates to MLELADRLGQYKVDGLKSRPIASGKLVRVVGLTLEATGCKAPIGSLCLVETMSGQMEAEVVGFSGDNLFLMPSEQITGILPGARVTPMTSESGIPVGMELLGRVIDGVGNPLDGLGPLYTEHRASFNAEPINPLARKPISEPLDVGLKAINGLLTVGKGQRIGLFAGSGVGKSVTLGMMTRGTTAQVVVVGLIGERGREVKEFIEEILGEDGRKRSVVVAAPADASPLMRLKGCQTALTVAEYFRDQGLDVLLLMDSLTRFAQAQREIALSVGEPPATKGYPPSVFAKLPALVERAGNGSDEQGSITAFFTVLTEGDDLQDPIADASRAILDGHVVLSREMADAGHYPAIDVEKSVSRVMPQITTEEHVLMSKAVRQVLSICRKNQDLVSIGAYKPGTDPAIDSAFTLKPKLDEYLQQKMKETVPYDMCVNMLKHVLGG; encoded by the coding sequence GTGCTTGAGCTTGCAGACCGCCTTGGGCAATACAAAGTTGATGGTCTTAAGTCTCGACCAATTGCGTCAGGAAAACTGGTGCGAGTGGTCGGTTTGACGCTAGAAGCGACGGGATGCAAAGCGCCGATCGGCAGCTTGTGTTTGGTCGAAACCATGTCAGGGCAGATGGAAGCGGAGGTAGTCGGCTTCTCTGGTGACAACCTATTTCTAATGCCTAGCGAGCAGATCACCGGTATCTTGCCGGGCGCGCGAGTGACCCCGATGACAAGTGAGAGTGGCATTCCTGTTGGTATGGAACTGCTTGGTCGCGTGATTGACGGTGTGGGTAACCCTCTGGATGGCTTGGGACCACTCTATACTGAGCATCGCGCCTCTTTTAATGCTGAACCCATCAACCCATTGGCACGCAAGCCGATATCAGAACCTCTCGATGTTGGTTTAAAGGCTATCAACGGCTTACTTACGGTAGGTAAAGGCCAACGTATTGGCCTGTTTGCAGGTTCTGGTGTGGGTAAATCGGTGACACTTGGCATGATGACTCGAGGTACAACCGCGCAAGTGGTGGTCGTGGGTCTGATTGGTGAGCGTGGGCGAGAAGTTAAAGAATTTATTGAAGAGATCCTAGGCGAGGATGGCCGTAAGCGTTCGGTTGTCGTAGCCGCGCCTGCCGATGCGTCACCTTTGATGCGACTCAAAGGCTGTCAAACGGCGCTGACAGTAGCAGAATACTTCCGTGATCAAGGTCTTGACGTATTGCTATTGATGGATTCACTGACCCGTTTTGCGCAAGCTCAGCGTGAGATTGCCCTATCTGTTGGAGAGCCGCCAGCAACCAAAGGTTACCCACCGTCGGTGTTTGCTAAATTGCCTGCACTGGTTGAGCGTGCCGGTAATGGCAGTGATGAACAAGGCTCAATTACTGCTTTCTTTACGGTTTTGACCGAAGGTGATGATCTTCAAGATCCGATTGCCGACGCGTCGCGAGCGATTCTTGATGGTCACGTCGTGCTGTCTCGTGAGATGGCGGACGCGGGTCACTATCCTGCGATTGATGTAGAGAAGTCGGTGAGTCGTGTTATGCCGCAAATCACCACCGAAGAGCATGTACTGATGTCGAAAGCGGTAAGACAGGTACTGTCGATTTGTCGTAAGAACCAAGATTTGGTCTCTATCGGTGCCTACAAGCCGGGGACAGATCCAGCGATAGACAGTGCCTTTACGCTTAAGCCGAAACTCGATGAATATCTGCAGCAGAAAATGAAAGAGACGGTACCTTACGATATGTGTGTCAATATGCTGAAACACGTGTTGGGAGGTTAG
- the fliJ gene encoding flagellar export protein FliJ — protein MDNALEFLLEQAKEKENQAVLALNKANAELQGYYEQVAQIEKYRLDYCQQLVDRGKAGLTASQYGHLNRFLTQLDDTLSKQKEAEGHFKSQVDNCQEYWMELRKQRKSYEWLMEKKQKEKAKLQDQREQKQMDEFSTLLYSRQRR, from the coding sequence ATGGATAACGCACTTGAATTCTTGCTAGAGCAAGCAAAAGAAAAAGAGAATCAGGCGGTGTTGGCACTCAACAAAGCCAATGCTGAGCTGCAAGGTTATTACGAACAAGTCGCGCAGATTGAGAAATACCGTTTGGATTATTGTCAGCAGTTAGTCGACCGCGGTAAAGCAGGGCTAACAGCAAGTCAATATGGACACCTGAATCGATTTCTTACTCAATTAGATGACACGCTATCCAAACAAAAAGAGGCAGAAGGTCACTTCAAGAGCCAGGTTGATAACTGCCAAGAGTATTGGATGGAGCTGCGCAAACAGCGTAAGTCGTACGAATGGTTAATGGAAAAGAAGCAGAAAGAAAAAGCGAAGCTGCAAGACCAACGTGAGCAGAAACAGATGGATGAGTTTTCGACGTTGTTATACAGCCGACAACGTCGCTAG
- a CDS encoding flagellar hook-length control protein FliK produces MNVSPSSNSVTSKATSLLEASGSSAQTSESSEGKGFFVSLKDALGFGEEVKTQAAKGNESGDAQQVTADSDDTEKSENVADTAKKVASDGQASDGQTASQSEDALLKSESADNTSASDDKSVKKSNTADANKAGALENGVQKPATQDVIASDKSQAPAEASSAVEKSVSQPNTAAEPMAENRSQPVQSNGPELTQVDRQTTDASKASAAMSEGNKLLGQLDEANKTLQTSANGKDLPQVDSTPVAMMSDDVPVPQLKQAQLQQLKQQGVAPQQIEPSVKVEQSTVTSASEPVQPSQVLTQAELELAAEVEMHTQAINQLNTQIEATEMVVNELETKQLSGEDLSDAEKATLAKASSELVVLQQQRTQLVEQASQLVSQAPAAINWDAPPEASDVATDNPEEWVAATTVAAGASQQIMQQNVAVDKAQAALAQSNHAQSVQMQQVQQAAAQQASSASSGASSAQGSSPDLNLAATHNAATNLMGTEMLAAKAGTKDVMLKAGAGTAALAGLGRATGKEDSKESSFAQQIASAAGVQGTTPVGSAPTRAEIQAAQQAPLQLTKELANEQVAEKVQMMMSKNLKNLDIRLDPPELGQLKIRMTMNNDVANVHFTVTNQQARDVIEQTLPRLREMLAQQGMQLADSSVQQQSTGQGQARYNGGDGVGQSGSGGANDGQGDENLDSNSNLELNVASKRDGISYYA; encoded by the coding sequence ATGAATGTTAGTCCTTCTTCAAATTCAGTCACTAGCAAAGCCACTTCACTGTTGGAGGCGAGTGGTTCTTCAGCACAAACAAGCGAAAGCAGTGAAGGTAAAGGTTTCTTCGTTTCCCTGAAAGACGCACTGGGTTTTGGTGAAGAGGTAAAAACCCAGGCAGCTAAAGGCAACGAGTCAGGCGATGCCCAGCAAGTAACCGCAGACTCTGATGATACTGAAAAGTCGGAGAATGTCGCCGATACCGCTAAGAAAGTGGCTAGCGACGGACAAGCGTCAGACGGACAGACGGCGTCACAGAGTGAAGATGCGCTTCTAAAAAGCGAGAGTGCCGACAATACCTCGGCCTCAGATGATAAGTCGGTTAAAAAGAGCAACACTGCAGACGCAAATAAAGCTGGGGCTCTTGAAAATGGTGTGCAAAAACCGGCAACACAGGATGTTATTGCTTCAGACAAATCACAGGCCCCTGCGGAGGCATCATCTGCAGTAGAAAAAAGCGTTTCACAGCCAAATACGGCGGCAGAGCCAATGGCTGAAAACAGGTCTCAACCAGTTCAATCGAATGGGCCAGAGTTAACACAGGTTGACCGACAAACGACGGATGCGAGTAAGGCGTCTGCCGCAATGAGTGAAGGCAATAAGCTGCTCGGCCAACTGGATGAGGCAAATAAAACCTTACAAACTTCAGCAAACGGCAAAGACTTGCCTCAAGTCGATTCGACACCAGTTGCGATGATGAGTGACGATGTGCCTGTGCCTCAACTTAAACAAGCACAACTGCAGCAATTGAAGCAGCAGGGTGTGGCACCGCAGCAGATCGAACCATCAGTCAAAGTCGAGCAAAGTACAGTGACTTCTGCTTCTGAGCCAGTTCAACCGTCGCAAGTGTTGACGCAAGCAGAGTTGGAATTGGCGGCTGAGGTAGAAATGCATACTCAAGCCATTAATCAATTGAACACCCAAATTGAAGCAACCGAAATGGTTGTGAATGAGCTAGAGACGAAACAGTTAAGTGGCGAGGATCTTTCCGATGCTGAAAAGGCGACTTTAGCAAAAGCTTCGTCTGAACTAGTCGTGCTTCAACAGCAGCGTACACAGTTAGTTGAACAGGCGAGTCAGCTGGTTAGCCAAGCGCCTGCTGCGATCAATTGGGATGCACCACCGGAAGCATCAGACGTTGCAACGGATAATCCCGAAGAGTGGGTCGCAGCAACGACGGTAGCAGCAGGAGCAAGTCAGCAGATAATGCAACAGAATGTGGCAGTGGATAAAGCTCAAGCGGCACTCGCTCAGTCAAATCACGCCCAATCTGTTCAAATGCAACAAGTTCAGCAAGCGGCAGCCCAACAAGCATCGAGTGCTTCGTCGGGAGCTTCTTCAGCACAGGGCTCGTCGCCAGATTTGAACCTCGCAGCCACACATAACGCCGCAACCAATCTAATGGGTACGGAGATGTTAGCTGCTAAGGCTGGAACTAAGGACGTAATGCTTAAAGCCGGCGCAGGAACGGCAGCACTGGCTGGTTTAGGGCGAGCAACGGGCAAAGAAGACAGTAAAGAGAGCAGTTTTGCACAGCAAATAGCCTCAGCAGCAGGCGTGCAAGGGACGACACCGGTAGGTTCAGCACCGACGCGAGCTGAGATTCAAGCTGCGCAACAAGCACCGCTTCAGCTAACCAAGGAGCTCGCCAACGAGCAAGTAGCTGAAAAGGTGCAGATGATGATGTCCAAAAACTTAAAGAATTTGGATATCCGACTGGACCCGCCAGAGCTTGGGCAGTTAAAGATCCGCATGACAATGAATAATGACGTGGCGAATGTGCACTTTACGGTGACTAACCAGCAAGCTCGCGATGTGATTGAACAGACATTGCCAAGACTGCGTGAGATGCTTGCACAGCAGGGTATGCAGCTTGCGGACTCCTCCGTGCAGCAACAAAGCACAGGGCAAGGACAAGCGCGCTACAATGGCGGTGATGGGGTTGGACAATCAGGTTCAGGAGGTGCAAATGATGGGCAAGGTGACGAAAACCTTGATAGCAACAGCAATCTTGAATTGAATGTCGCGTCAAAGCGTGATGGAATTAGTTATTACGCCTAA
- the fliL gene encoding flagellar basal body-associated protein FliL: protein MAEEQEAPKGKNKLLIIIIAVVVLLLGGGGAAFFLMGSDSGAAEAENNAQTPMTAAEPVAYVNIPQPFLFNVSGDKKDRLVQIKAQLMVRGSNNQELARYHSPLVESTLLATFASATVDQLRSPTGRIELRDKATEDIKASLTQAVGQPVIEKVLFTDFVIQ from the coding sequence ATGGCAGAAGAACAAGAAGCACCCAAAGGCAAAAATAAATTACTGATCATTATAATTGCAGTTGTCGTGTTACTACTGGGTGGTGGTGGTGCAGCATTTTTTTTAATGGGCTCTGACAGCGGTGCTGCGGAAGCAGAAAACAACGCGCAAACACCAATGACAGCAGCCGAACCTGTCGCTTATGTCAATATTCCACAGCCGTTCCTATTTAATGTCTCTGGCGATAAAAAGGATCGTCTTGTTCAGATTAAAGCGCAATTAATGGTGCGTGGCAGTAATAATCAAGAACTTGCTCGTTACCATTCACCATTGGTTGAAAGCACTCTTTTGGCTACGTTTGCGTCCGCGACGGTAGATCAACTACGATCGCCAACAGGGCGTATCGAGCTGCGAGATAAAGCGACAGAAGATATTAAAGCGAGCCTGACTCAGGCCGTTGGGCAACCTGTTATTGAAAAAGTGTTATTCACTGACTTTGTGATTCAGTAG
- the fliM gene encoding flagellar motor switch protein FliM, translated as MTDLLSQDEIDALLHGVDDVEEVEEVSETESDNAVNFDFSSQDRIVRGRMPTLELINERFARHMRISLFNMLRKTAEVSINGVQMMKFGEYQNTLYVPTSLNMVRFRPLKGTALITMEARLVFILVENFFGGDGRFHAKIEGREFTPTERRIIQLLLKIVFEDYKEAWSPVMGVEFEYLDSEVNPSMANIVSPTEVIVVSSFHIEVDGGGGDFHVVMPYSMVEPIRELLDAGVQSDKMETDVRWSTALRDEIMDVPVNFRVNLLEQDISLRDLMELRPGDVIPMDMPEHATMFVEELPTYRVKMGRSGEKLAVQISEKIERPHVVKTDLAFLGKDLMSELENDEDNE; from the coding sequence GTGACCGATTTATTAAGCCAAGACGAAATTGATGCGCTGTTACATGGTGTAGATGATGTTGAAGAGGTAGAAGAAGTCTCAGAAACGGAGTCCGACAATGCCGTTAACTTTGACTTCTCTTCTCAAGATCGAATTGTTCGTGGTCGAATGCCGACCCTTGAGCTTATTAACGAGCGTTTTGCGCGTCATATGCGCATTAGCTTGTTTAATATGTTGAGAAAAACGGCGGAAGTTTCGATTAACGGTGTACAAATGATGAAATTTGGTGAATACCAAAATACATTGTACGTACCGACCAGTCTTAACATGGTGCGTTTCAGACCACTGAAAGGTACGGCACTGATCACGATGGAAGCACGCTTGGTGTTCATTTTGGTAGAGAACTTCTTTGGTGGCGACGGTCGATTCCACGCCAAGATTGAAGGTCGTGAATTTACCCCAACGGAACGCCGTATTATTCAGCTACTTCTTAAAATAGTGTTTGAAGACTACAAAGAAGCGTGGTCGCCAGTGATGGGCGTTGAATTTGAATACTTAGATTCAGAAGTAAACCCAAGCATGGCAAACATCGTGAGCCCAACTGAGGTTATCGTGGTGAGTTCGTTCCATATTGAAGTTGATGGCGGTGGGGGCGACTTCCACGTTGTGATGCCGTATTCGATGGTAGAGCCAATCCGTGAATTACTCGATGCTGGTGTTCAGTCAGATAAGATGGAAACCGACGTGCGTTGGAGCACTGCTTTACGTGATGAGATCATGGATGTTCCGGTTAACTTTCGTGTAAACCTTCTTGAGCAAGATATCTCGCTACGTGACCTAATGGAGCTACGTCCGGGTGATGTGATTCCAATGGATATGCCAGAACATGCGACCATGTTTGTTGAAGAACTCCCTACGTATCGTGTGAAAATGGGGCGCTCTGGAGAGAAGCTGGCTGTTCAAATATCCGAGAAGATTGAACGACCGCATGTGGTTAAAACAGACCTAGCGTTCTTGGGTAAAGACTTGATGTCTGAGCTTGAGAATGATGAAGACAACGAATAA
- the fliN gene encoding flagellar motor switch protein FliN, whose protein sequence is MEPSEDQKLADEWAAALGEDPSAPSMDADDVLAAPLDELTDSSSPISEDERRKLDTIMDIPVTISMEVGRSQISIRNLLQLNQGSVVELDRIAGESLDVMVNGTLIAHGEVVVVNDKFGIRLTDVISQTERIKKLR, encoded by the coding sequence ATGGAACCTAGTGAAGATCAAAAGTTGGCAGACGAGTGGGCTGCCGCGCTTGGTGAAGATCCGTCGGCACCTTCGATGGATGCGGATGATGTGTTAGCCGCACCACTGGATGAGCTGACAGATTCATCCTCGCCTATCTCTGAAGATGAGCGTCGTAAGCTCGACACCATCATGGACATTCCGGTGACTATTTCGATGGAAGTAGGGCGTTCGCAAATCAGCATCCGTAACTTGTTGCAATTAAACCAAGGTTCTGTTGTAGAGTTAGATCGCATTGCGGGTGAATCTTTGGATGTGATGGTTAACGGCACCTTAATTGCTCATGGCGAAGTGGTTGTGGTCAATGACAAGTTTGGTATTCGTTTGACCGACGTAATCAGCCAAACAGAACGTATTAAGAAACTGCGTTAA
- the fliO gene encoding flagellar biosynthetic protein FliO, with amino-acid sequence MAIRTQTLVAMGIIMAPSYAFAAAPDLDLATTFGSLILVIGFILFLAWLLKRMQVPAMSNQQGLSIIRQIPVGTKERIAIVQAGEEQFLVGITSQSIQLISKLEEPLSKEMLEKSTFSNQLSQLMKKDANK; translated from the coding sequence ATGGCAATACGGACTCAAACGCTGGTGGCGATGGGGATAATCATGGCGCCATCTTATGCATTCGCTGCCGCGCCAGACCTCGATTTAGCGACCACATTTGGGTCGCTAATTTTGGTTATAGGCTTCATCTTATTTCTTGCTTGGTTACTTAAACGTATGCAAGTGCCAGCGATGAGCAACCAGCAAGGTTTGTCGATTATTCGCCAAATTCCAGTAGGTACTAAAGAGCGTATCGCGATTGTTCAAGCGGGAGAAGAGCAGTTCTTGGTCGGTATTACCAGCCAATCGATTCAGCTGATCTCAAAGCTTGAAGAGCCTTTATCAAAAGAGATGTTGGAAAAAAGCACCTTTTCAAATCAACTCTCTCAGCTAATGAAGAAAGATGCCAACAAGTAA
- the fliP gene encoding flagellar type III secretion system pore protein FliP (The bacterial flagellar biogenesis protein FliP forms a type III secretion system (T3SS)-type pore required for flagellar assembly.), with protein MLMVSLFLSQSVMAQAEDGPIPANIAGSESVTVSTMQQDQASAQTITTGSLTGSGGGIPAFTMTTNDEGGEDYSINLQILALMTMLGFLPAMVILMTSFTRIVVVMSILRQAMGLQQTPSNQVIIGIAIFLTFFIMSPVINQVNEQAVQPYLNEQISARQAFDVAQEPIKAFMLKQTRIKDLETFVQISGAEVQNPEDVSMAILIPAFITSELKTAFQIGFMLFLPFLIIDLVVASVLMAMGMMMLSPMIVSLPFKLMLFVLVDGWNLILSTLAGSFAL; from the coding sequence ATGCTGATGGTGTCGTTGTTTTTGAGCCAATCGGTGATGGCGCAAGCTGAAGATGGGCCGATCCCGGCGAACATTGCCGGGTCAGAGTCCGTTACGGTCAGCACGATGCAGCAAGATCAAGCGTCAGCTCAAACCATTACTACAGGCAGTCTCACTGGCAGCGGTGGAGGTATTCCTGCCTTCACCATGACCACCAATGATGAAGGTGGCGAAGACTACTCGATTAACCTCCAGATTCTGGCGTTAATGACCATGCTGGGCTTCTTGCCGGCTATGGTTATCTTGATGACGTCGTTTACGCGTATCGTAGTTGTGATGTCTATTTTGCGTCAGGCGATGGGTCTACAGCAAACGCCATCTAACCAGGTGATTATTGGTATCGCTATCTTTTTGACCTTCTTTATCATGTCTCCGGTGATCAATCAGGTGAATGAACAAGCCGTTCAGCCATACTTGAATGAACAGATCTCGGCTCGACAGGCGTTTGATGTGGCGCAGGAGCCGATCAAAGCCTTCATGCTAAAGCAGACTCGAATTAAAGATCTAGAGACCTTCGTGCAGATCTCAGGCGCTGAAGTGCAAAACCCAGAAGATGTATCGATGGCGATTCTGATTCCTGCGTTTATCACCTCTGAGCTCAAGACAGCATTCCAGATAGGTTTTATGCTGTTCTTACCATTTTTGATCATCGACCTCGTGGTTGCCTCGGTATTGATGGCAATGGGTATGATGATGCTCTCGCCAATGATCGTATCGCTACCCTTCAAACTTATGTTGTTTGTATTGGTTGATGGCTGGAACTTGATACTCTCCACTCTCGCCGGCAGTTTTGCCTTGTAG
- the fliQ gene encoding flagellar biosynthesis protein FliQ yields MNPEIFVELFRDALWMVLIMVCAIIIPSLLIGLVVAIFQAATSINEQTLSFLPRLIVTLLALMLFAHWMTQMMMEFFFELIERLPQVLY; encoded by the coding sequence ATGAATCCAGAGATATTTGTTGAGTTATTTAGGGATGCACTTTGGATGGTACTCATCATGGTATGTGCCATCATCATCCCGAGTTTGTTAATTGGTCTGGTTGTGGCGATTTTCCAAGCCGCGACTTCGATTAACGAACAGACCTTGAGTTTCTTACCCCGTCTGATTGTGACGCTTTTGGCTCTGATGCTGTTTGCGCACTGGATGACGCAGATGATGATGGAGTTCTTTTTCGAACTCATCGAGCGTCTGCCGCAAGTCTTGTATTAA
- the fliR gene encoding flagellar biosynthetic protein FliR, with translation MEYPASVVLDWLANYFWPYARISSMLMVMTVTGARFVSPRIRLYLGLAITFAVMPAIPAVPQDIELLSFQGFLTLFEQVLIGIAMGMVTQFMIQTFVMLGQILGMQSSLGFASMVDPANGQNTPVLGQLFMFLATMFFLVTDGHLKMLQLVVFSFKTLPIGSGALTAVDYRELALWLGIMFKTALAMSLSGIIALLTINLSFGVMTRAAPQLNIFSLGFAFALLVGLLLCWYILGGLYGHYELFWMQGEQQICRLIRLDC, from the coding sequence ATGGAATACCCGGCGTCCGTTGTTCTCGATTGGTTAGCGAACTATTTTTGGCCTTACGCTCGTATCTCATCGATGTTGATGGTGATGACGGTAACCGGGGCGCGCTTTGTTTCACCTCGAATTCGCCTTTATCTTGGTCTTGCAATCACATTCGCTGTGATGCCAGCCATTCCTGCGGTCCCTCAAGATATTGAACTGCTCTCCTTTCAGGGCTTTTTAACTCTGTTTGAGCAGGTCTTAATTGGTATTGCGATGGGGATGGTAACCCAGTTTATGATTCAGACATTCGTTATGCTGGGTCAGATATTGGGTATGCAGTCGAGTTTGGGTTTTGCCTCAATGGTCGACCCCGCCAATGGACAAAACACCCCAGTTCTTGGTCAGCTATTTATGTTCCTCGCGACCATGTTCTTCTTGGTGACCGACGGGCATTTGAAGATGCTTCAACTGGTGGTGTTTAGCTTTAAAACCTTACCGATTGGTAGCGGTGCACTGACGGCTGTTGACTATAGAGAACTGGCTCTGTGGCTTGGTATTATGTTTAAAACCGCGTTGGCGATGTCACTGTCGGGTATTATTGCACTACTCACGATTAACTTGTCATTTGGTGTGATGACGCGTGCCGCGCCACAACTGAATATCTTCTCGCTCGGTTTCGCGTTTGCGTTATTGGTTGGTTTACTATTATGTTGGTACATCTTGGGCGGCCTATACGGTCATTATGAACTCTTCTGGATGCAAGGCGAACAACAAATTTGTCGCTTGATCCGGTTGGATTGTTAG
- the flhB gene encoding flagellar biosynthesis protein FlhB, producing the protein MAESDGQERTEEATPRRLQQAKEKGQVARSKELASASVLIIGAVALMWFGESMAKALFEAMQRLFSLSREEIFDTTKLLEIAGGALVNLLFPLLLILVTLFVAAVIGAAGVGGISFSMQAAMPKASKLNPLSGIKRMFGMQSWVELIKSILKVALVSGMAIYLIQASQGDLMQLSMDVYPQNIFHALDILLNFILLISCSLLIVVAIDIPFQIWQHADQLKMTKQEVKDEYKDTEGKPEVKGRIRMLQREAAQRRMMADVPQADVIVTNPEHFSVALRYKQDQDKAPVVVAKGVDHMAMKIREVAREHDIYIVPAPPLARALYHTTELEQQIPDGLFTAVAQVLAYVFQLKQYRKRGGERPKLQQSNMPIPPELRH; encoded by the coding sequence TTGGCAGAGTCAGACGGTCAAGAACGCACAGAAGAGGCCACGCCCAGACGCTTACAACAGGCCAAAGAGAAAGGGCAGGTTGCAAGGTCAAAAGAGCTCGCGTCAGCGTCAGTACTCATTATTGGAGCCGTCGCTTTAATGTGGTTTGGTGAGTCTATGGCCAAAGCACTGTTTGAAGCGATGCAGCGTCTGTTTTCTCTCAGTCGTGAAGAGATCTTTGACACCACTAAATTGCTAGAGATAGCGGGTGGTGCGTTGGTGAACTTGCTATTTCCGCTGCTGCTCATTCTGGTTACCCTGTTTGTTGCTGCCGTTATTGGTGCTGCGGGTGTGGGCGGGATCAGTTTCTCGATGCAAGCGGCCATGCCCAAAGCCTCTAAGTTAAATCCACTCAGTGGTATCAAGCGAATGTTTGGTATGCAGAGCTGGGTAGAATTGATTAAGTCGATCCTCAAAGTGGCTCTGGTGTCGGGGATGGCCATCTATCTGATTCAAGCCTCGCAAGGCGATCTCATGCAGCTGAGTATGGATGTTTATCCACAAAACATCTTCCACGCACTCGATATTTTGCTGAATTTCATCTTACTGATCAGTTGCTCTCTGCTCATCGTGGTGGCTATCGATATTCCATTTCAAATCTGGCAACACGCTGACCAATTGAAAATGACCAAGCAAGAGGTGAAAGACGAATACAAAGATACGGAAGGTAAGCCAGAGGTGAAAGGGCGCATTCGTATGCTTCAACGCGAAGCGGCTCAGCGTCGTATGATGGCGGACGTTCCACAGGCTGATGTCATCGTCACCAACCCAGAGCATTTCTCTGTTGCGCTTCGTTATAAACAAGACCAAGATAAGGCACCTGTTGTGGTCGCTAAGGGCGTCGACCATATGGCAATGAAGATACGTGAAGTTGCACGCGAACACGACATCTACATTGTACCAGCGCCACCGCTCGCACGAGCTCTCTATCATACAACAGAGCTTGAACAACAGATTCCTGACGGCTTGTTTACGGCAGTGGCGCAAGTTCTTGCGTATGTTTTCCAGCTCAAGCAGTATCGTAAACGTGGCGGTGAGCGCCCGAAATTACAACAATCTAATATGCCGATCCCACCTGAGTTACGTCATTAG